A stretch of the Calditerrivibrio sp. genome encodes the following:
- a CDS encoding mannose-1-phosphate guanylyltransferase/mannose-6-phosphate isomerase has product MKIIILSGGGGTRLFPLSRERFPKQFLPLFDGESLLQKTVKRSLKSVDVKDIIILTNKDHIFHIKNQLKEFTSENDIPILLEPVRRNTAPAIALGVLYLIEKDKVSMDEPILVLPSDHLITPDDKFLLYVNSAADIAAQGYIATFGIKPSKPETGYGYIEIDSNIRIGEGFRIERFHEKPSFDRAIEYLHSGKHFWNSGMFCFTAKVFLEELKLYSSEIYEKVNQLSYEEVLENFSEMPDISIDYAIMEKTEKAAVLPMDIEWSDVGSFEALYDVLKKDHSGNAVKGTVSNISSKNNLIIADSRHVFTIGVEDLIVVETDDTVLIAKKGEGQRVKDLVNHLKKGATTKVLTEIHTTDYRPWGKFTLLDEEDRFKIKRITVSPNESLSLQMHYHRSEHWIVVKGTALVVFEDEEGQLKEKFVRENESLYIPKTMKHRLINPGKVPLEIIEVQVGEYVGEDDIVRFEDRYKRN; this is encoded by the coding sequence ATGAAAATCATCATTTTATCTGGGGGTGGAGGTACGAGGCTGTTTCCGCTCTCAAGGGAGAGATTTCCTAAACAGTTTTTACCTCTTTTCGATGGTGAAAGTCTGCTTCAAAAAACTGTAAAAAGATCATTGAAATCAGTAGATGTAAAAGATATAATTATACTTACCAATAAAGATCATATATTTCATATCAAAAATCAACTCAAAGAGTTTACCTCTGAAAACGATATCCCAATTCTCCTCGAGCCTGTAAGGAGAAATACAGCACCTGCTATTGCTCTTGGTGTGTTGTACCTAATTGAAAAAGATAAGGTATCGATGGATGAGCCTATTCTTGTTTTACCATCTGATCACCTTATTACTCCTGATGATAAGTTTTTGCTTTATGTTAACTCTGCTGCCGATATTGCTGCTCAGGGTTATATTGCTACGTTTGGTATAAAACCATCAAAACCCGAAACTGGTTATGGATATATCGAAATAGATTCGAATATTAGAATTGGTGAAGGCTTCAGGATAGAGAGATTTCATGAAAAGCCTTCCTTTGATAGAGCCATAGAATATTTACATTCTGGGAAACATTTTTGGAATAGTGGAATGTTTTGCTTTACTGCGAAAGTCTTTCTGGAAGAGTTAAAGCTATACAGTTCTGAGATATATGAAAAGGTAAATCAACTGTCCTATGAAGAGGTGTTGGAAAATTTTTCTGAAATGCCTGATATATCTATTGATTATGCAATAATGGAAAAGACAGAAAAAGCCGCAGTGTTACCTATGGATATTGAGTGGTCTGATGTTGGTTCGTTTGAAGCGTTGTATGATGTTTTAAAGAAGGATCATTCTGGTAATGCAGTAAAAGGAACTGTTTCAAATATCTCTTCAAAAAATAATCTAATCATTGCCGATAGCAGGCATGTTTTTACCATTGGTGTTGAAGATCTAATCGTAGTTGAGACAGATGATACTGTTTTGATAGCTAAAAAAGGGGAAGGTCAAAGGGTAAAAGACTTGGTAAATCACCTGAAAAAGGGGGCAACAACTAAAGTCTTGACAGAGATACATACCACCGATTACAGACCGTGGGGGAAGTTTACCCTGCTCGATGAAGAGGATCGGTTCAAGATTAAAAGGATAACCGTTAGTCCCAATGAAAGTCTAAGCCTACAAATGCATTACCATAGAAGCGAACACTGGATTGTGGTTAAAGGGACTGCTTTGGTCGTATTTGAGGATGAAGAGGGTCAGTTAAAGGAGAAATTTGTGCGGGAAAATGAGAGCTTATATATACCTAAGACAATGAAACACAGGCTGATAAATCCCGGCAAAGTACCCCTTGAGATTATTGAGGTACAGGTGGGTGAATATGTGGGTGAGGATGATATCGTGAGGTTTGAGGATAGATATAAAAGAAATTAG